In Chitinophaga sp. HK235, a single window of DNA contains:
- a CDS encoding aldo/keto reductase has protein sequence MEYRQLGASGLQVPVLSFGTATFGGGSEFFKAWGSTQVAEATRMVNLCLDAGVNFFDTADVYSGGMAEEILGKAIEGKRDRLIISTKATFPFGKGPNNQGSSRHHLLRQIEGSLQRLGTDYIDIYHMHGFDGVTPVEETLRTLDDLIQSGKVRYIACSNFSGWHLMKSLAVADKYGWNKYVAHQVYYSLANREFEWELMPLGIDQRVGSIVWSPLAAGRLGGKFRRNQPVPPETRIAQGGSPVPELALREEIFYNTIDALDEVAAETGKTIAQVAINWLLQRPTVSSVIIGARNEEQLKQNLEAVGWNLTTDQVKKLDAASEVPTIYPYWHQQQNLTLNPPPVFY, from the coding sequence ATGGAATACAGACAGTTAGGGGCTTCCGGCCTGCAGGTACCGGTATTAAGCTTTGGTACCGCTACTTTTGGCGGAGGGAGTGAATTTTTCAAGGCCTGGGGCAGTACGCAGGTGGCGGAGGCTACCAGGATGGTAAACCTTTGCCTGGATGCGGGCGTCAATTTTTTTGATACGGCAGATGTTTATTCCGGAGGGATGGCTGAAGAGATCCTGGGTAAAGCGATAGAAGGAAAAAGAGATCGGCTGATTATCTCTACCAAGGCTACTTTCCCTTTTGGTAAAGGTCCCAATAACCAGGGTTCGTCGCGGCATCATCTGCTGCGGCAGATAGAGGGCAGTCTTCAGCGCCTGGGCACCGATTATATCGATATCTATCATATGCACGGTTTCGATGGGGTTACACCGGTGGAGGAGACGCTACGTACACTCGATGATCTGATACAAAGTGGTAAGGTGCGTTATATCGCCTGCTCCAACTTCTCCGGCTGGCACCTCATGAAATCGCTGGCTGTTGCTGATAAGTACGGGTGGAACAAATATGTGGCCCATCAGGTATATTATTCGCTGGCCAACCGCGAGTTTGAATGGGAGCTGATGCCGCTGGGCATAGATCAGAGGGTAGGGAGTATTGTCTGGTCGCCGCTGGCAGCGGGCCGCCTGGGAGGTAAATTCCGCCGCAACCAGCCTGTCCCGCCGGAAACACGTATAGCCCAGGGCGGTAGTCCCGTTCCGGAGTTAGCATTGCGGGAAGAGATATTTTACAACACCATCGATGCACTCGACGAAGTGGCTGCCGAAACCGGAAAAACGATCGCACAGGTGGCCATCAACTGGCTGCTGCAGCGTCCTACCGTGTCCAGTGTGATTATAGGAGCTCGTAATGAAGAACAGCTCAAACAAAACCTGGAGGCTGTTGGCTGGAATCTCACTACCGATCAGGTGAAAAAACTCGATGCTGCCAGTGAGGTGCCCACTATTTACCCTTATTGGCACCAGCAACAAAATCTTACCCTCAATCCTCCTCCGGTTTTTTACTAA
- a CDS encoding RNA polymerase sigma factor, with protein sequence MERNFIAEFKEQTPRLMAFFSKKLKAASYKGNREEAVQQLLQLTSEAAYINSLKESLNDYSTSKLIWLKARNVWSDFMEKISKQAAHAHLDLDSVLLDPSPDPLQKLTIQEDIERIKKEIGEEGWEILTRRLEKTPYKQLAEEYQTSEGAMKVRVYRLRLVAQAILEKRK encoded by the coding sequence ATGGAGAGAAATTTTATAGCCGAATTTAAGGAACAGACACCCAGACTGATGGCATTCTTTTCAAAGAAACTGAAAGCAGCGTCTTACAAAGGAAACAGGGAGGAAGCAGTACAGCAGCTCCTGCAGCTCACCTCAGAAGCTGCCTATATAAACAGTCTTAAAGAAAGTCTGAATGACTATTCTACCAGTAAACTGATCTGGCTTAAAGCCCGCAATGTATGGTCGGATTTTATGGAAAAAATCAGTAAACAAGCTGCCCATGCACACCTTGACCTGGATAGTGTATTGCTCGATCCTTCACCAGACCCGCTGCAAAAACTGACCATACAGGAAGACATTGAAAGAATTAAAAAAGAAATCGGGGAAGAAGGCTGGGAAATACTGACAAGAAGACTAGAAAAAACACCTTACAAACAACTGGCGGAGGAATATCAGACATCCGAGGGCGCTATGAAAGTAAGAGTATACCGTCTCCGGCTGGTGGCCCAGGCCATACTTGAAAAAAGAAAATGA
- a CDS encoding AraC family transcriptional regulator, producing the protein MPVALYQYLQSIRVIPPSAALARVITGFYIMPAGCLPANGLAISDGMPAMAFLPHADDQLRFSMGQTTVTVTGGWVSGPYLEKAWLQVPQSCGPLLVVQFNPVWFYQLWQLLPQRLRRAGICSLPDIPGKDGMLLLQLVSGASSITDKIKVLETFIMDRLPRQPSHNGLLEEAITCIREREKPSTVQELGRLLGVNYKWLERNFRSYTGLSPKEYMQQYRFLQTCVQLQDGVPVDFMGIALQQGYYDQNHLIKDFKKFTGMSPGKYLKAYAFSSASSARPSFHLLHPKHNRAATAPGAC; encoded by the coding sequence ATGCCGGTAGCGTTATATCAATATCTGCAAAGTATAAGGGTGATACCGCCCAGCGCTGCGCTGGCACGGGTGATAACCGGTTTTTATATCATGCCGGCGGGCTGTCTGCCGGCGAATGGTCTGGCTATCAGTGATGGGATGCCTGCCATGGCTTTTCTGCCTCATGCGGATGACCAGCTACGCTTTTCGATGGGACAGACTACGGTCACGGTTACCGGTGGCTGGGTGAGCGGTCCATACCTGGAAAAGGCCTGGCTGCAGGTACCACAAAGCTGTGGACCGTTGCTGGTGGTACAGTTTAACCCCGTATGGTTTTATCAGTTGTGGCAGTTGCTGCCACAGCGGCTGCGTAGGGCGGGCATCTGCAGCCTGCCGGATATACCGGGCAAAGACGGAATGTTATTGTTGCAGCTGGTATCTGGCGCCAGTAGTATCACAGATAAGATAAAAGTGCTGGAAACCTTTATCATGGACCGGCTCCCCCGGCAGCCCAGTCATAACGGGCTGCTGGAAGAAGCCATCACGTGTATCCGTGAACGTGAGAAGCCGTCTACAGTACAGGAATTAGGAAGATTACTAGGTGTCAATTACAAATGGCTGGAGCGAAACTTCCGCAGCTATACCGGTCTTTCTCCCAAAGAGTATATGCAGCAGTACCGTTTTCTTCAAACCTGTGTACAGCTGCAGGATGGGGTGCCTGTAGATTTTATGGGCATAGCGTTGCAACAAGGGTATTACGATCAGAACCATCTGATAAAGGATTTCAAAAAATTTACGGGGATGTCGCCCGGAAAGTATCTGAAAGCATATGCCTTTTCCTCAGCGTCATCTGCAAGACCATCCTTCCATCTCCTCCATCCAAAGCATAACAGGGCTGCAACTGCTCCAGGGGCCTGTTAA
- the def gene encoding peptide deformylase has translation MILPIVAYGHSQLRTRCETVPPDYPSLQQLITNMWQTLYGANGCGLAAPQVNVPLRLFLVESQSTFNLLSPEEQTTLFPEGTGIRETFINPEITDRSAETWEEEEGCLSIPGLRASVTRPWSITIRYEDAAGTQHTRSFAGLTARMIQHEYDHLEGRLYLDYLAPIKRKLMARKLEYIRTGRFRAPYPMK, from the coding sequence ATGATCCTGCCAATAGTTGCCTATGGCCATTCTCAGCTGCGCACCCGCTGTGAAACAGTGCCACCGGATTATCCTTCCCTTCAACAACTAATCACAAACATGTGGCAGACGCTCTATGGCGCCAACGGCTGCGGACTGGCAGCACCACAGGTGAACGTGCCACTGCGCCTGTTTCTGGTGGAGAGCCAGTCCACCTTCAACCTGCTAAGCCCCGAAGAACAAACAACCTTATTTCCGGAAGGCACTGGTATCCGGGAAACATTTATCAATCCGGAGATAACCGACCGCTCTGCGGAAACATGGGAAGAGGAGGAAGGCTGCCTCAGCATCCCCGGCCTCCGGGCCTCCGTCACAAGACCCTGGAGCATCACCATACGTTATGAAGATGCCGCTGGAACACAACACACCCGCAGCTTTGCCGGCCTCACTGCCAGAATGATACAACATGAATACGATCATCTGGAAGGCCGCCTGTACCTCGATTACCTGGCACCTATCAAAAGGAAATTAATGGCCCGCAAGCTGGAATACATCCGCACAGGCCGTTTCCGTGCACCCTATCCCATGAAATAA